AGCGAATTTCGACCACCAGGTACCTTGACTATCGTTGGTGGACGTCTCGCGGAGAGACCACGCGTGTGAGCAATTATGCGGCGATACCGCGAGGGATAAAGGGTACCGAGGAGCGATCAGCCTCGAGTTTTCGACCGTCACGATTACGCCGTGCCTGGAAAACACAAGGGGAACGCTTGAGAAGTCTCGAGGAAGGAACATGATACCTTCGGGAAGCATTAGAACCTGAGGACTACTCTTCGTCGACTCTTCAGGACGGATCCTGCACGATGCACTCGCGGGCACTTCACTGGCGTGGGTGCTACTGGGTTCCTCCTCCGCTCTGAGACCGAGGTCAGCTGTGGGAGGGTGTAGGGGTTGAGAACACGCTCCAGACTGACGCACGTTGCACGTTATTATAGGTACGCTCCAGCATTATGATCACGATGTGGTTTGTGATATGCATTTTTAACACACCTTAATTCctgctttaatatatttaatatttaatattagctgtaatataatttgatttaatattaagagtactgaaaataatataataagctaTTAATGATagcttattaaataataaatttaataaaattaaaaagtattcaaaTCATAGAAgactgaaatatttatatgcatcAAGTCAAGCCATTCGCGCTGCAAAATATTCGACAGCTATTTACGTCATGTACAATATCAACGGAAGTTACCTATAAATACACTTCAATCACGAGCTTCCTCTTCAGCCTGTAAAGCTTTAGCTCTTTTTTTGGCAAGCGGAGTGCGCTTCTGAAATCGGTCGAACGCTTCCATTATCTTCGTCGTAGGATATCGGTACGTCAGCACCTCATTCATGATCTCTATCGGGCTCAACGGATTAAACTTGAGGGTGATTCTGCGGCGTAACGATAGCACCTTCTTCACAGCTTGCTGGATAAAGTTCAAAGGAATGCCGACAGACATCGTGGCCAAGCAGGAGACATCGATGTCGCGATCAACGTTGGGATACTTCATCAGCAGATTCTTGTAGAACATGTATAACGTGTTGTAATCGGTGGTGGGCACCCTTATGAATCCATCATGGACCCTGACGAAAGCGATTGTCCCTTTCTGCGGCTCCTCGGACAACGAGAGAAACAATatctgtataaaataatatcatactAACAATTAATATGAGAAAAAGCGTGTGCGAATGATTATCGCATTTATAGCACAAAATTACTTCCattatttatctctctttattttttcatttttttccattatttaTCCTCTCTTAaatctctttttaataatgaatactaTTTATAGAAAACAAGTCTTGAGACTTTCATCTTAATTTACATGCATCTGAATTAAGAGCAAAATAAAACGACAGTGGAACGAAGTTTTCAAGTGAATTTCAATACGCCTGCGGTACCCACGCCAGCGAGTAACAGTATCTGTCTGGAATCTCCAACACTCTAAATCCTACATTAACTTGCCGCCACCTACGTGTGCCGACCATATACACGGCTAGAAGGTGTTTCATTGATGAGGAACTCTGAGCGATCGAAACAAGCGGTCCAGGCGgtgcgagaaaaagaaaaaaagagagagaccagtatgtatgcgtgtatgtgtatggATTCACCAAGAGACTGCGGTTCATTCATATTGAAGGAAGACCTCAAGCAGGAATAACAAGAATGTTACGAAGTAGGCGCTGCTCGATCGAGCGCGCCAATCCTCCAAATTAGGAGTATCGCCGCGAGTTCTCataatacgaaataaattcCCGATGTTGTGTGCATTACAAAGCTGAAAACAATATAATAGACTTGGGAAatggaattaaaaataacgattaaaaaaaggtGAAAGGATATAGAAATTTTTCCGCATTTTATAACATCATAACATGTTCACCTGATCGCCCGGCTTGATGTCTTTTACTAGTTTGACAAAGTGCTTCGCGAACCGCTTAGGCTGAAGATGCCGTTCCTCCGGCGGTACCTTTCTCAGCCAAGGTCTCTCGCCAGCATTCAGAAAAATGATAGAAGGCGCGTAAATCCGAGCTACTTTGGCGATTGTGTCGATGAGCCTCCGTTGCTTCTCCTTACCCACGTATTTACCCAGTAAGACAGGTGCTGATACGTCGAAGAGTAATGCGCCAACCTAGGAAAGCTCAAAAAATTAGTTAAAAATTTCTgttctataaatttttttattaatatttattaacattcatTATAACATTACAAGATTACCTCCGAGCAAATAGCGTTAGCGAGGAAAGTCTTCCCGGATCCCGGTAATCCGTAGATGCACACGGAGCGCACCAGCGGTGCGAGTCGATGCGTCTCGCTGGAGATCAAAGGCAACACGCAGTACTCCAAAACAAGCTGCTTTACTTCTCCCAGCCGATGCTTGTGATCTGGAGATTCGCGACGCGCCCCGTAATGTTCATACGAGAGATCGCCGATCCAATCGCGCAGAAAAGTGGTCGGGTAGTTTCTGACGATTTTCGCCTGCAGCAGCTCGCTGAAAAGCTTTTCGATCGGCACGTCGTCCAGAGcatctttctttcctctcgtCGCTCTAATTTTGTCCTTCTGCATTTCTGTAAatgatgattttattaaatggcTCAAATTTTGAGCGTGGCAAAGTTGAAACCTCATTGCGCGTTGAAGCTCTCGTTAAAATTAATAGCCGGTTGATCGCAAGGAAATCTTACAGTCGCAGTAGAACGCCCACTGCGACAACTGTGAAAGGTAGAGTTTCAATCAGGATAACGTATTGGATAAACAAGCGCGAttgagttttaattatttctgatttCTTAACGATCACCTTTGTCCGCTGCTGAAATcttgaatttctttttatcgcgcgcgcgatccttCAGCAGTGCCTCGTTCAGCAATTCCAGCTCGGCTCTCATCAACTCGTCTACTATTTCTCTTATCTCAAGTTGAAGTTCGTAACAGAGGTTGTCGGTGATCAAGTCCAAGTACTCCTTCTGTTCCGGGTTACCGGTCTCATCGCGGAGACTCCAGTTTTGGATGAAATCGACATTCGCCTCTTCCAGGCAGGGCAGAGTCTTCGTCGGTGGCAGCGTCCAACCCGGGGCTTCGGCCTTGACAGCTTCAGGCTCAGGTGGTAGTACTGTTCTCTCGGCTCTTCTACCTTTTTTCCTGGCCTGTTTCGCCTTTTCTTGCTTTTCTAATAGATACTCCTGCGGCGTCGAGGTCTGCCCAGTCGCAATCAACACGCTGCCACCCAAATTCGCCGCCGGGAACACGTCGTATTCCCCCGCCGCGTCGTACCAAATGACGAACCACTCGTGAATCTCGTCGGTGATGTCCTCCATCAGTCCGGGTCCTCTAATTCTCAGGAGCTTTCAAGAATAAACTCTTCTTTAAATTCTTATCTCACTTTGTCGAAACATATTTTCGCTTCTTATTGATCTCTTCGATCTTTACTAACAGACCAGAAActttatttcgaaaatttacCCTCGTACGTTCGTCGCTGATCGCTTTTGCGGTGCGAGCGTCAAACGTGGGTATCAACGCGCGTCTTCGCTGGAAGTTCTGCTCGTCCTTCGCGATCGTCTCGCGACTTGGCCGACTCGGTACGGTCATACCTAGAATCGCCTCGAGACGCGCGATACGTTTCTTCGTGGCTTTTCTCGC
The Ooceraea biroi isolate clonal line C1 chromosome 4, Obir_v5.4, whole genome shotgun sequence genome window above contains:
- the LOC105285686 gene encoding dynein regulatory complex protein 11, producing MSHIYYSELWLVTRNDLEKLLELERKLQEGTLTRKREILNAALSMYIRYRNLVRRLIMCYDQMLQTQKRELIKRILDCAIGRMLEYKKEIARLNYTEYQWPGDILNRLKFTPDDIELFASVSGRERLEERRKFIQQVLESARKEPQVRERRLSQIHVESMPDLVGEALKPRVTRRRRVVPSKVQVVESPEEKADREAKLAAERVLHSAMLLIQSHERARMGRCHAANVKRVFDYNKKVALGEIIPKKIDRAKYVKSAVTIQRAWRRYAARKATKKRIARLEAILGMTVPSRPSRETIAKDEQNFQRRRALIPTFDARTAKAISDERTRLLRIRGPGLMEDITDEIHEWFVIWYDAAGEYDVFPAANLGGSVLIATGQTSTPQEYLLEKQEKAKQARKKGRRAERTVLPPEPEAVKAEAPGWTLPPTKTLPCLEEANVDFIQNWSLRDETGNPEQKEYLDLITDNLCYELQLEIREIVDELMRAELELLNEALLKDRARDKKKFKISAADKEMQKDKIRATRGKKDALDDVPIEKLFSELLQAKIVRNYPTTFLRDWIGDLSYEHYGARRESPDHKHRLGEVKQLVLEYCVLPLISSETHRLAPLVRSVCIYGLPGSGKTFLANAICSEVGALLFDVSAPVLLGKYVGKEKQRRLIDTIAKVARIYAPSIIFLNAGERPWLRKVPPEERHLQPKRFAKHFVKLVKDIKPGDQILFLSLSEEPQKGTIAFVRVHDGFIRVPTTDYNTLYMFYKNLLMKYPNVDRDIDVSCLATMSVGIPLNFIQQAVKKVLSLRRRITLKFNPLSPIEIMNEVLTYRYPTTKIMEAFDRFQKRTPLAKKRAKALQAEEEARD